The Chitinispirillales bacterium genome contains the following window.
TTCTTAAAAAAATTAACGGATCTTCCTTCAGTAATTTCAGTTAGATTAAAACAGATAAAAACGTTTTCTTAAAAATGTTAATCAGTTCACTTTGGGAACTATATTTATAAATTTTCTTACGGCAAAGAAACTTCCTAAAAATCCGAGAATTGCGCCGAAAAGTACAATCGCCGCCATAAACTGCATATTTCCCCAATAAAAATTAAGATTTACGGCAAGAATTTTGATAGGAACGACTGCGGCAAGCGCAATCAAAGCTCCTAACGTTCCTTGAGCGATGCCTTCAAGCACAAACGGAGTTCGAATATACCACCCGCTTGCACCTATGTAAAGCATATTTTTTATCATGTCTTTTCGAGCATAAACCGTTAATTTTATAGTATTCATTATCGTAAAAAACACTACCGAAATCATAACTATTGAAAATATAATTATACCGCGCGAAATCAATAAACGAAAATTTTCCAATTTTTTCTGCCACTCGTTTGAATAAACAAGCGATTCGACACCGTCAAACTTTTCTATCTCTTTAGATATCAAATCAATCTTATCTTTCGGATAATCATTTGAAAATCTAAATTCCAAAACCGCGGGGAACGGGTTTTCATCGACTGCGCTCAACATCTCGCTACCGTAAAGCGAACGGAAAATATTATATGATTCGTCACGTGAAATAAAATTGATTTTTTGCGCATTTACAATATATATTATATCTTGAGCCAATGAATTTTCTTGCTCTTGGGAAAGATTAATATCCAAATAAACCGACATTTGCGGCTGATTTTCGTTGTCGTTTACCCATATACGAATATTAAACATCAACAACGACAAACAAATCAAAAAAAACAGAAGAATGCCTATCGTTATAACCGAAACAGACGTTACTAATTTTGAACGATAAAGATTTCGGCACATTTCGCCCAAAAAATAAATAAACATATTCATTGCAAATTTATTTTACCCTAATCATCTTTTGTCCGCTGATTTTTATAACCACCGCACCGGTATTTACCCCGTCCAACGAATCAAACGAAATCTCAGAAGATAATCCATTATATCCGCTTATATGAGAAAGATTTTTTAACAATTCATCAAAAGAACCGCCGCTTTGCGAGTAAGCCTTCAACATTAAAGACAATGCATCGGCAACGAGCGGAACAACCAACGGATTCGGCTCTACACCATATTTGTTTTTATAGTTTCCAACAAATTTTCTAAACGCTTCGGATTCATTATCAACCTTATGAGCGGTTGAGAAACAAACATTTTGAACGGTAGATTTCCCATCAATTATGACTTTAGGATTATCCCATACGCTTGCGCCTAATATCTGCCCGCTTATTTTGTGAAACGGAATCTGCGCCGCCAATTGCACAGCGTTTTCCGGAGTGGAAACCGGTAAAAATATTCCGCCGACAACGATAGTAGTGTCTGAAAAATACCGTGTTTTCTCATCGCTTACAGAAATCCCGTATTTTGAATTTGCGTAATGTTCGCGCATAGCATAAAACTGTTTTCTATGGTCGGAGGCTGTAGGTGAAAAATACTCCGTAAATTCAACATTACCGCCAAGTTCTTTTACTCTAAGAGTAAAATAATTTGTCATCATATTTCCATACTCATTTAGCGGAGCAAGGATAGTAAATTCATTTATTTTTAAATCCTCTACCGCATAATTTGCAATTTTTTCCGCCAACACTCTTGTAGTTAAATTTATTTGGAAAATATTTCTTCCAAGCATTGCAATCCCATCGTCGGTAGCCGTAGGAGTTATCATAATACAATCATTGGGATACTCCGACAAAATCGCCGACGCTACCGTCGCCGTATTACTCATAATCGGACCGATTACCATAGAAACTTTATCTTTAATCAATTCCCGAGTTTTTAGCGCCGTCTTGACGGCATTTCCCTCCGTGTCGTAAATTTTTAAAACAAATTTTTCTCCGGAAACGGCTTCGTTTTCATCCAAAATCATATTAACGGTATTAACCGCCGCCTCACCCAATTGCGCAAATTCCCCGGTCAACGGTACAAGCAGGCCTATTGTCCTATCGACAAATTTACCGCTTCCCTTTGAAACCGCTTTTTTTTCTTCCTGCACACTAACGCCAACACCAAGACGAGAGCGTAATATATTTACGGTTTCTGCGCTTATGTCATATTGCAACGCCTTATTTCTATCTTCAGAAGAAATATATTTTCCGGCAATATCTTCAATAAGATTACGAATAGATTTCTCGGTATATTTATCGCGCGAACCTATTTTTATTCCTTCGTCAAGAGCGATAAGGGATTGTAAAAAATTCCCAAGATTTGCCTGCGCGACTCCCCACAAATAATAAACTCGAACCACTTGTTTGCTCGTTGGATATTTAGCAATATAAGACGCCGATAATTTTGAAATTTGGTCGTAATTCCGCTGAAAAGTTAACGCTTCAATATAAATCGGTTCCAAAAGTTCAAATAATTGGTTATCCGCGTTTACCGTTTCGCGAAGTGATTTATAAATTCCCACAACGCTTACGTAATCCTTTGCAGCAAGCGCTTTCCGCGCATTTTTCACGGCGCTGTCGTTTGAATCGCCGAAACTACAAAAAACGGAACAAAACAAGAACAATAATATTTTTTTCATTGTAAATTCCTCAAAATGTAAGCCACCGAAGTCAAAATACTTTTTTTATACCGCAATTTGCAATAAAAAAAATGAGCAGTTCTAAAACTACTCATTTTCAATAATTCAAAAAAACAAAATTACCATCTGTAATGTGCAAATGCTTTATTGGCTTCCGCCATTTTATGGACTTCGGTTTTCTTTTTAACAGCTCCGCCTTCCCCGTTTGACGCCTGAACAAGTTCTGCCCCAAGCCGATCAACCATAGAATGTTCATTACGTTTAAGTGCGCTTTCAATAATCCATCGAATAGCCAAAGCGTTTCCACGCACCCCGTCAACTTCCATGGGAACTTGATAATTCGCACCGCCAACGCGACGACTTTTAACTTCAAGTACCGGACGTACATTATCCAACGCTTTTTTGAATGCAGACATTTGGTCTAAACCGGTTTTCTCCGCAGCATAATCAAGCGCCGTATAAAATATTTTCTCGGCAAGCCTTCTTTTTCCGCACAACATAACGCAATTAATGAATTTTGTCGCCAATACGCTATTGTATTTGTAATCTCCGACAACGGCTATTTTTTCCGCTCTTCTTCTACGAGACATTTATTAAACTCCTTATTTCTTTTTCTTTGTAGCCGCAGCCGTACTCTTCTTACCGGCGCCGTATTTTGAACGCCCTTGTTTTCTATCCGCAACCCCTTGAGTATCCAAAGTTCCGCGAATGATATGATAACGTACACCTGGCACGTCTTTAACACGACCGCCCCTAACAAGAACTATAGAGTGTTCTTGAAGGTTATGCCCTTCTCCAGGAATATAAGCGTTAACTTCCATTTGATTAGACAAACGAACTCTGGCGACTTTTCTTAAAGCCGAGTTCGGTTTTTTAGGAGTTGTAGTAAACACACGAGTACAAACTCCTCTTTTCTGTGGGCATTGGTCAAGAGCAACAGTCTTACTTCTAGTTTTAACCTGCTTTCGTCCTTTACGAACCAACTGATTAATAGTAGGCAAAAAAAACCTCCTCAAAATTAAAAAATCTTTGCAAAAATACTCTATTGCAAATACAAATTGCAATGATTTTATTTCAATTTATACAATTTCTCCAAATAATTTATCGTCTTCATTAGACAATTCCGATTCCAAATCTCCGAAACCGTCCGAATAACCGCCGATTTCAATATCGCGAACCTGTAAATTCCTCAACTCTACACTTCCGGTTCCCGCCGGAATAATATTACCCATTATAATATTTTCTTTGAGCCCTTGCAAACAATCGACTTTCGCTTCCATAGCCGCGTGAGAAAGCACTTTTGTAGTATCTTGGAAAGATGCAGCCGATAGGAACGATTCTGTCCTAAGCGATGCCTTTGTAAGTCCTAAAAGCAATGCGCGAGTACGGGGCAGTTCTTTCCCTTCGCTGCGCAGCCTTTCAATTTCCAAACGCATCTCTCTTTTATCGACCTGGTCTCCTTCAAGATATTTTGAATCGCATTGTTCCTCAACTTCAACTTTGCCCAACATCTGCGATATTATTACTTCTACGTGCTTATCGTCAATTGCAACCCCTTGCAAACGATAAACAGATTGAATTTCGTTAATAAGATACTTTTGAACTTCATGCTCGCCAAGCACTCTCAGTATTTCATGCGGATCCATTGAACCTTCGCATAATCTATCGCCGACATGAACCCTGTCACCGTCATAAACACGCAAATGTTTTCTCACGGGAATAGAATATTCAACGGTATCGCCGTCTTCCGTATGAACTAAAATTTTACGGTTACCGCGCTCAATATCCGGTTCTCTCAATTCTATTCCGTTGCCGCCTTTAACAATATGCCCCT
Protein-coding sequences here:
- the rpsL gene encoding 30S ribosomal protein S12; this translates as MPTINQLVRKGRKQVKTRSKTVALDQCPQKRGVCTRVFTTTPKKPNSALRKVARVRLSNQMEVNAYIPGEGHNLQEHSIVLVRGGRVKDVPGVRYHIIRGTLDTQGVADRKQGRSKYGAGKKSTAAATKKKK
- a CDS encoding ABC transporter permease, which produces MNMFIYFLGEMCRNLYRSKLVTSVSVITIGILLFFLICLSLLMFNIRIWVNDNENQPQMSVYLDINLSQEQENSLAQDIIYIVNAQKINFISRDESYNIFRSLYGSEMLSAVDENPFPAVLEFRFSNDYPKDKIDLISKEIEKFDGVESLVYSNEWQKKLENFRLLISRGIIIFSIVMISVVFFTIMNTIKLTVYARKDMIKNMLYIGASGWYIRTPFVLEGIAQGTLGALIALAAVVPIKILAVNLNFYWGNMQFMAAIVLFGAILGFLGSFFAVRKFINIVPKVN
- the rpsG gene encoding 30S ribosomal protein S7, translating into MSRRRRAEKIAVVGDYKYNSVLATKFINCVMLCGKRRLAEKIFYTALDYAAEKTGLDQMSAFKKALDNVRPVLEVKSRRVGGANYQVPMEVDGVRGNALAIRWIIESALKRNEHSMVDRLGAELVQASNGEGGAVKKKTEVHKMAEANKAFAHYRW
- a CDS encoding ABC transporter substrate-binding protein, encoding MKKILLFLFCSVFCSFGDSNDSAVKNARKALAAKDYVSVVGIYKSLRETVNADNQLFELLEPIYIEALTFQRNYDQISKLSASYIAKYPTSKQVVRVYYLWGVAQANLGNFLQSLIALDEGIKIGSRDKYTEKSIRNLIEDIAGKYISSEDRNKALQYDISAETVNILRSRLGVGVSVQEEKKAVSKGSGKFVDRTIGLLVPLTGEFAQLGEAAVNTVNMILDENEAVSGEKFVLKIYDTEGNAVKTALKTRELIKDKVSMVIGPIMSNTATVASAILSEYPNDCIMITPTATDDGIAMLGRNIFQINLTTRVLAEKIANYAVEDLKINEFTILAPLNEYGNMMTNYFTLRVKELGGNVEFTEYFSPTASDHRKQFYAMREHYANSKYGISVSDEKTRYFSDTTIVVGGIFLPVSTPENAVQLAAQIPFHKISGQILGASVWDNPKVIIDGKSTVQNVCFSTAHKVDNESEAFRKFVGNYKNKYGVEPNPLVVPLVADALSLMLKAYSQSGGSFDELLKNLSHISGYNGLSSEISFDSLDGVNTGAVVIKISGQKMIRVK